From Symphalangus syndactylus isolate Jambi chromosome 17, NHGRI_mSymSyn1-v2.1_pri, whole genome shotgun sequence, one genomic window encodes:
- the EIF2B5 gene encoding translation initiation factor eIF2B subunit epsilon gives MAAPVVAPPGVVVSRANKRSGAGPGGSGGGGARGAEGEPPPPLQAVLVADSFDRRFFPISKDQPRVLLPLANVALIDYTLEFLTATGVQETFVFCCWKAAQIKEHLLKSKWCRPTSLNVVRIITSELYRSLGDVLRDVDAKALVRSDFLLVYGDVISNINITRALEEHRLRRKLEKNVSVMTMIFKESSPSHPTRCHEDNVVVAVDSTTNRVLHFQKTQGLRRFSFPLSLFQGSSDGVEVRYDLLDCHISICSPQVAQLFTDNFDYQTRDDFVRGLLVNEEILGNQIHMHVTAKEYGARVSNLHMYSAVCADVIRRWVYPLTPEANFTDSTTQSCTHSRHNIYRGPEVSLGHGSVLEENVLLGSGTVIGSNCFITNSVIGPGCHIGDNVVLDQTYLWQGVRVEAGAQIHQSLLCDNAEVKERVTLKPRCVLTSQVVVGPNITLPEGSVISLHPPDAEEDEDDGEFSDDSGADQEKDKVKMKGYNPAEVGAAGKGYLWKAAGMNMEEEEELQQNLWGLKINMEEESESESEQSMDSEEPDSRGGSPQMDDIKVFQNEVLGTLQRGKEENISCDNLVLEINSLKYAYNISLKEVMQVLSHVVLEFPLQQMDSSLDSSRYCALLLPLLKAWSPVFRNYIKRAADHLEALAAIEDFFLEHEALGISMAKVLMAFYQLEILAEETILSWFSQRDTTDKGRQLRKNQQLQRFIQWLKEAEEESSEDD, from the exons ATGGCGGCCCCTGTAGTGGCGCCGCCTGGTGTGGTGGTTAGTCGGGCCAACAAGCGCAGCGGCGCGGGGCCGGGAGGCAGCGGTGGCGGGGGAGCCAGAGGGGCGGAGGGGGAACCGCCGCCGCCCCTACAAGCAGTTCTGGTGGCCGATAGCTTCGATCGCCGCTTCTTCCCCATCTCCAAGGACCAGCCTCGG GTCCTCTTGCCCCTGGCCAATGTGGCATTAATTGACTACACTCTGGAATTCCTGACTGCCACAGGTGTACAGgaaacatttgtcttttgttgctGGAAAGCTGCTCAAATCAAAGAACATTTACT GAAGTCCAAGTGGTGCCGCCCTACATCTCTCAATGTGGTTCGAATAATTACATCAGAGCTCTATCGATCACTGGGAGATGTCCTCCGTGATGTTGATGCCAAGGCCTTGGTGCGCTCTGACTTCCTTCTGGTGTATGGGGATGTCATCTCAAACATCAATATCACCAGAGCCCTTGAGGAACACAG GTTGAGACGGaagctagaaaaaaatgtttctgtgaTGACGATGATCTTCAAGGAGTCATCCCCCAGCCACCCAACTCGTTGCCACGAAGACAATGTGGTAGTGGCTGTGGATAGTACCACAAACAGGGTTCTCCATTTTCAGAAGACCCAGGGTCTCCGGCGTTTTTCATTTCCTCTG AGCCTGTTTCAGGGCAGTAGTGATGGAGTGGAGGTTCGATATGATTTACTGGATTGTCATATCAGCATCTGTTCTCCTCAG GTGGCGCAACTGTTTACAGACAACTTTGACTACCAAACTCGAGATGACTTTGTGCGAGGTCTCTTAGTGAATGAGGAG ATCCTAGGGAACCAGATCCACATGCACGTAACAGCTAAGGAATATGGTGCCCGTGTCTCCAACCTACACATGTACTCAGCAGTCTGTGCTGACGTCATCCGCCGATGGGTCTACCCTCTCACCCCAGAGGCGAACTTCACTGACAGCACCACCCAGAGCTGCACTCATTCCCGGCACAACATCTACCGAGGgcctgaggtcagcctgggccaTGGCAGCGTCCTAGAGGAAAATGTGCTCCTGGGCTCTGGCACTGTCATTGGCAGCAATTGCTTTATCACCAACAGTGTCATTGGCCCCGGCTGCCACATTG GTGATAACGTGGTGCTGGACCAGACCTACCTGTGGCAGGGTGTTCGAGTGGAGGCTGGAGCACAGATCCATCAGTCTCTGCTTTGTGACAATGCTGAGGTCAAGGAACGAGTGACACTGAAACCACGCTGTGtcctcacttcccag gtgGTCGTGGGCCCAAATATCACGCTGCCTGAGGGCTCGGTGATCTCTTTGCACCCTCCAGATGCAGAGGAAGATGAAGATGATGGCGAGTTCAGTGATGATTCTGGGGCCGACCAAGAAAAGGACAAAGTGAAGATGAAAG GTTACAATCCAGCAGAAGTAGGAGCCGCTGGCAAGGGCTACCTCTGGAAAGCTGCAGGCATGAacatggaggaagaggaggaactgCAGCAGAATCTGTGGG GACTCAAGATCAACATGGAAGAAGAGAGTGAAAGTGAAAGTGAGCAAAGTATGGATTCTGAGGAACCGGACAGCCGGGGAGGCTCCCCTCAGATGGATGACATCAAAG TGTTCCAGAATGAAGTTTTAGGAACACTACAGCGGGGCAAAGAGGAGAACATTTCTTGTGACAATCTCGTCCTGGAAATCAACTCTCTCAA GTATGCCTATAACATAAGTCTAAAGGAGGTGATGCAGGTACTGAGCCACGTGGTCCTGGAGTTCCCCCTGCAACAGATGGATTCCTCGCTTGACTCAAGCCGCTACTGTGCCCTGCTGCTTCCT CTGCTCAAGGCCTGGAGCCCTGTTTTTAGGAACTACATAAAGCGCGCAGCCGACCATTTGGAAGCGTTAGCAGCCATTGAGGACTTCTTCCTAGAGCATGAAGCTCTTGGTATTTCCATGGCCAAG GTACTGATGGCTTTCTACCAGCTGGAGATCCTGGCTGAGGAAACAATTCTGAGCTGGTTCAGCCAAAGAGATACAACTGACAAGGGCCGGCAGTTACGCAAGAATCAACAG CTGCAGAGGTTCATCCAGTGGCTAAAAGAGGCAGAAGAGGAGTCATCTGAAGATGACTGA